Proteins from a single region of Fundulus heteroclitus isolate FHET01 chromosome 12, MU-UCD_Fhet_4.1, whole genome shotgun sequence:
- the LOC118564951 gene encoding uncharacterized protein LOC118564951 isoform X1, translated as MDQKPHSRRLVIVRAQPDRCEARYKAACVKTAIEEKEWTSALHQKGLMQSQQSSSESDDSIILGPTPAAVIQDMSLPELTRTNSVIVSLSTSVIDTKKEGDSTERDAATSSSRSSGQFGVRRRCTTKVEKNKDLPSAKERSDDEVPVAIEVSGNSNTTKERSQTKRQKWSQEEVQAVEKTLMDCINFGTVPRKAECMKCIEASPVALKNRTWQAVKFYVKNRIDALKRKTFKRR; from the exons ATG gACCAAAAGCCTCACTCTCGTCGTCTCGTGATAGTCAGAGCACAACCTGATAGATGTGAGGCTCGTTATAAGGCGGCCTGTGTAAAGACAGCAATTGAAGAAAAGGAGTGGACGTCTGCTCTGCATCAAAAAGGTTTAATG CAATCACAACAGTCATCCAGTGAGAGTGACGATTCCATCATCCTTGGTCCAACGCcagctgcagtaatccaggacATGAGCTTGCCAGAGCTCACAAGAACCAACAGTGTGATTGTAAGTTTATCTACAAGCGTCATTGACACTAAAAAGGAGGGTGACTCAACTGAGAGGGATGCTGCAACTTCATCTTCTAGATCATCAG GTCAGTTTGGGGTGAGAAGGAGATGCACAACTAAAGTTGAAAAGAACAAAGATCTGCCTTCAGCCAAAG AAAGATCAGATGACGAGGTACCAGTGGCCATTGAAGTCTCTGGAAATTCTAACACAACTAAAG AGCGATCACAAACAAAGAGACAGAAGTGGAGCCAAGAAGAAGTCCAGGCAGTGGAGAAAACGCTCATGGACTGTATCAACTTTGGAACTGTTCCTCGGAAAGCCGAGTGTATGAAGTGCATTGAAGCCTCACCAGTGGCCCTCAAAAACAGGACATGGCAAGCAGTTAAATTCTATGTGAAAAACCGCATAGACGCATTAAAACGAAAAACTTTCAAAAGAAGGTAA
- the LOC118564951 gene encoding uncharacterized protein LOC118564951 isoform X2 has product MANPPSSSQFGVRRRCTTKVEKNKDLPSAKERSDDEVPVAIEVSGNSNTTKERSQTKRQKWSQEEVQAVEKTLMDCINFGTVPRKAECMKCIEASPVALKNRTWQAVKFYVKNRIDALKRKTFKRR; this is encoded by the exons atggcaaatcctccctcttcaa GTCAGTTTGGGGTGAGAAGGAGATGCACAACTAAAGTTGAAAAGAACAAAGATCTGCCTTCAGCCAAAG AAAGATCAGATGACGAGGTACCAGTGGCCATTGAAGTCTCTGGAAATTCTAACACAACTAAAG AGCGATCACAAACAAAGAGACAGAAGTGGAGCCAAGAAGAAGTCCAGGCAGTGGAGAAAACGCTCATGGACTGTATCAACTTTGGAACTGTTCCTCGGAAAGCCGAGTGTATGAAGTGCATTGAAGCCTCACCAGTGGCCCTCAAAAACAGGACATGGCAAGCAGTTAAATTCTATGTGAAAAACCGCATAGACGCATTAAAACGAAAAACTTTCAAAAGAAGGTAA